A window of the Dickeya dianthicola NCPPB 453 genome harbors these coding sequences:
- the rhaB gene encoding rhamnulokinase, producing MPVNIAAIDLGASSGRVIWATYDESDGKLTMQEMHRFANGMVRRHGQDCWDIEDLLQHILQGLTKIDAAGIRLDSVGIDSWGVDFVLLDKHGERLGEAVAYRDERTDGVPEQIMQRMSAEAIYRRTGIQFLKFNSLYQIQAVLNARPEWLPRVERLLLIPDYLHYRLTGKFSCEYTNASTSQLVNAQTRDWDPDLVALLGPAGAWLQPLTAPGTTLGEWTSPSGHQAKVILPATHDTGSAIVATPLEGTGAAYISSGTWSLVGVERRTPLTGADAQAINLTNEGGADGTCRVLKNVMGLWLVQGLQKQWPDLDFTTLTAMADQAAPFGFLIQSNDDRFLNPPCMRTAIQEYCRETGQGIPQTPAELVRCVLDSLALCYDEVLREIESVTGERIDTLHIVGGGSKNRVLNHLCADICQRTVITGPVEASALGNIGWQLKGLGIFADLEDVRRMVHRNTPLETLHPREVPNLSEQRKRFAALCADSQIERTH from the coding sequence ATGCCAGTGAATATTGCTGCTATAGATTTAGGGGCCTCCAGTGGCCGCGTAATATGGGCCACTTACGATGAGTCTGACGGCAAATTAACGATGCAGGAGATGCATCGGTTTGCTAATGGTATGGTCCGTCGTCATGGACAAGATTGCTGGGATATCGAAGACCTGCTGCAACATATTTTGCAGGGGCTGACCAAGATTGATGCCGCAGGAATTCGTCTGGATTCGGTAGGCATCGATTCCTGGGGCGTCGATTTTGTGCTGCTCGACAAGCACGGCGAGCGCCTGGGCGAAGCGGTCGCTTACCGCGATGAGCGGACCGACGGCGTACCTGAACAAATCATGCAACGCATGTCGGCGGAGGCCATTTATCGGCGCACCGGCATCCAGTTTCTCAAGTTCAACAGCCTGTATCAGATTCAGGCTGTTCTCAATGCCCGGCCGGAATGGCTGCCGCGCGTCGAGCGCCTGCTGCTGATCCCTGATTATCTGCACTATCGCCTGACGGGCAAATTCAGTTGTGAATACACCAACGCCAGCACCAGCCAACTGGTCAATGCCCAGACTCGTGACTGGGACCCGGACCTGGTCGCGTTGCTCGGCCCGGCGGGCGCCTGGTTACAACCGTTGACCGCCCCCGGCACCACGCTCGGCGAGTGGACCAGCCCGTCAGGGCATCAGGCCAAAGTGATTCTGCCCGCCACTCACGACACCGGTTCGGCGATTGTCGCCACGCCGCTGGAAGGGACCGGGGCTGCTTACATCAGTTCCGGCACCTGGTCGCTGGTCGGCGTTGAACGCCGCACGCCACTGACTGGCGCAGACGCCCAGGCCATTAACCTGACCAATGAAGGGGGCGCGGACGGCACCTGCCGCGTGCTGAAAAACGTCATGGGTCTGTGGCTGGTGCAGGGCCTGCAAAAGCAGTGGCCGGATCTGGACTTCACCACCCTGACCGCTATGGCGGATCAAGCGGCTCCGTTCGGTTTTCTCATCCAATCGAATGATGATCGCTTTCTTAATCCTCCCTGTATGCGCACGGCGATTCAGGAGTATTGCCGCGAAACCGGGCAAGGTATCCCGCAGACCCCGGCTGAACTGGTGCGCTGCGTCCTCGACAGCCTGGCGCTCTGTTACGACGAAGTGCTGCGCGAGATAGAAAGCGTCACGGGCGAGCGCATTGACACCCTGCATATCGTTGGCGGCGGCTCGAAAAACCGTGTGCTCAATCACCTGTGTGCCGACATCTGCCAGCGCACTGTCATTACCGGCCCTGTCGAGGCTTCTGCGCTCGGCAATATCGGCTGGCAGCTTAAAGGACTCGGCATTTTTGCGGATCTGGAAGACGTTCGGCGCATGGTGCATCGCAACACGCCGCTGGAAACCCTGCACCCGCGCGAAGTGCCGAATCTGTCCGAACAACGCAAACGCTTTGCGGCGCTGTGCGCCGATTCACAAATTGAACGTACTCACTGA
- the rhaD gene encoding rhamnulose-1-phosphate aldolase — protein sequence MRNIELNAAVLAEIEKVVEVSTYLWQREWAERNGGNISVDVTDIFGAAPANLDGFPHCPLSMVGGSSAFPADSAGHVFFVKGTGERIRELRDPSLAGCVLRIDDQARGYHILWGGRGQPDYKPTSEFISHVEIIMDKQRANLADRCVVHTHPLELIALSHHPRYAHDSAAYTHACWQMLPEVRAFVPRGIGVVPYCMPGSQQMADGTTAQLRQHDVAIWEKHGAVATGVDALQAFDFIDVANKGAKLHLMCLASGFEPEGVKAQDMQALKETFKL from the coding sequence ATGCGCAACATAGAACTGAATGCAGCCGTGTTGGCTGAAATCGAAAAAGTAGTCGAAGTCTCCACCTACCTGTGGCAACGCGAATGGGCTGAGCGCAACGGCGGCAATATCTCAGTCGATGTGACCGATATTTTCGGTGCCGCACCGGCCAACCTTGACGGTTTCCCGCACTGCCCGTTGTCAATGGTGGGCGGCAGCAGCGCTTTCCCTGCCGACAGCGCCGGTCATGTTTTTTTCGTCAAAGGCACCGGCGAGCGTATCCGCGAACTGCGCGATCCATCGCTGGCGGGTTGCGTGTTGCGCATTGATGATCAGGCCCGTGGCTATCACATCCTGTGGGGCGGCCGTGGTCAGCCTGATTACAAACCGACCAGTGAATTTATCTCCCACGTCGAGATAATCATGGACAAGCAGCGAGCCAACCTCGCGGATCGTTGTGTGGTGCATACCCACCCACTGGAACTGATTGCGCTGTCGCATCATCCACGTTATGCCCATGATAGTGCGGCTTACACGCATGCGTGCTGGCAGATGTTGCCGGAAGTGCGGGCTTTTGTTCCGCGCGGGATTGGCGTTGTGCCGTACTGTATGCCCGGCAGCCAGCAGATGGCAGACGGCACTACAGCGCAGTTGCGTCAGCATGATGTTGCTATCTGGGAAAAACACGGTGCGGTTGCTACTGGGGTTGATGCCTTGCAAGCATTTGATTTTATTGATGTTGCAAATAAAGGCGCCAAACTGCATCTGATGTGTCTGGCCAGCGGTTTTGAGCCTGAAGGCGTGAAGGCTCAGGATATGCAAGCGCTTAAAGAAACGTTCAAGCTGTAA
- a CDS encoding helix-turn-helix domain-containing protein yields the protein MFRLSQTDFFETNRPISVQPRSPQEPFPEHCHSFHELVLVKSGCAIHLTDGRAVHISRGSVFYLGEDDSHMFDNMQNLCLTNVLFRPDEFHNAAGLKKILTESCHPAGSGVLLSHRQQQQSELLLTQIGEENDKQDAHSSLMVEALLSQLAVLLYRAQHQQHGLSETERDDRERLMALINHINENYREDIDWNELSAWFAIPMRTLNRRIQEHTGLTPNNYLGRIRLCQASWLLSHTQKSVTDIAFQCGFNDGNYFSSKFNQAFNMTPLQYRKRYK from the coding sequence ATGTTCCGCTTGTCGCAGACCGATTTTTTCGAAACCAACCGGCCCATCAGTGTACAACCCCGTTCACCCCAGGAGCCGTTTCCTGAGCACTGTCATTCGTTTCATGAACTGGTGTTGGTGAAATCGGGCTGCGCTATTCATCTTACCGATGGCCGGGCCGTCCATATCAGTCGCGGCAGTGTTTTCTATCTGGGCGAAGATGACAGCCACATGTTTGATAATATGCAAAACTTGTGTCTTACCAATGTGTTGTTTCGCCCTGATGAGTTCCATAACGCCGCTGGTCTGAAAAAGATTTTGACGGAAAGCTGTCACCCGGCGGGGAGCGGCGTGCTGTTGAGCCATCGTCAACAGCAGCAGAGTGAGCTGTTGCTGACCCAGATTGGCGAAGAAAATGATAAACAGGATGCCCATTCATCGCTGATGGTTGAGGCGCTGCTGTCGCAACTGGCGGTGCTGTTATATCGGGCCCAGCACCAGCAACACGGCCTGAGCGAAACGGAGCGGGACGACAGAGAACGGCTGATGGCCCTGATTAATCACATTAATGAAAATTATCGTGAAGACATCGACTGGAACGAATTATCAGCATGGTTTGCCATTCCAATGCGTACCCTGAACCGACGCATTCAGGAGCATACCGGGCTGACGCCTAATAATTACCTTGGCCGCATTCGCCTGTGCCAGGCATCCTGGCTGTTAAGCCACACACAAAAATCAGTGACTGATATTGCCTTTCAGTGCGGATTTAACGATGGCAATTATTTTTCCAGTAAATTTAATCAAGCATTTAATATGACGCCGTTGCAATATCGCAAGCGTTATAAATAA
- a CDS encoding glycoside hydrolase family 32 protein has protein sequence MKEIHLLKRMAYALMSGPSRQTYDPHRPQWHLSPIVGLLNDPNGFVQHKGRYHLFYQWNPQACAHGAKFWGHWSSVNLVHWRHEPVALVPAESYESHGCYSGSAVVDNDALVLMYTGNVKYDNGLRTAYQCLARANDDGEFDKAGPVLALPEGYTGHVRDPKVWRHQDNWYMVLGAQDVDLQGKVLLYRSPDLLQWHALGEIAGSRLNGLGDFGYMWECPDLFALENHDVLMCCPQGLPAEEARYLNTHQSGYFIGSLDYDNGRFTHQPFHELDLGFEFYAPQTTQSEDGRRLLFGWMGVPDQDEFFQPTIAHGWIHTMTCPRELTLRDGRIYQQPARELQSLRHLEHLWQGVVDYAPALPASSAELALDTQGEFQINFAGVMVLCWDGERLTLSRRNRRTNEPEHRYWHDGPLHHLQILCDRSSVEIFINHGQAVMSSRYFPTSDAMVSFSGSGRITLQHWLLAPCVIE, from the coding sequence ATGAAGGAAATCCATCTGTTAAAACGCATGGCCTACGCCTTGATGTCCGGACCATCGCGACAAACCTATGATCCGCATCGTCCACAGTGGCACCTGTCGCCGATAGTCGGACTGCTGAACGACCCTAATGGGTTCGTGCAGCATAAAGGCCGTTACCATTTGTTTTATCAGTGGAATCCGCAGGCCTGCGCCCACGGCGCCAAGTTCTGGGGGCACTGGAGTTCCGTCAATCTGGTTCACTGGCGTCACGAACCGGTGGCGTTGGTGCCGGCGGAAAGCTACGAAAGCCACGGCTGCTACTCTGGCTCCGCCGTGGTGGACAACGACGCTCTGGTGCTGATGTATACCGGCAATGTGAAATACGACAACGGCTTACGCACCGCGTATCAGTGCCTGGCACGCGCCAACGACGACGGCGAATTCGACAAGGCCGGCCCGGTGCTGGCATTGCCGGAAGGGTACACCGGCCACGTACGCGACCCGAAGGTCTGGCGTCATCAGGACAACTGGTACATGGTGCTGGGCGCGCAGGATGTGGATTTACAGGGCAAGGTGCTGCTGTATCGGTCACCCGACCTGCTGCAGTGGCATGCGCTGGGTGAAATCGCCGGCTCCCGCCTCAACGGGCTGGGCGATTTCGGTTACATGTGGGAATGCCCGGACCTGTTTGCACTAGAAAACCACGACGTATTGATGTGCTGTCCGCAAGGGCTGCCCGCCGAAGAAGCGCGCTACCTGAATACCCATCAGTCCGGTTATTTCATCGGCTCGCTCGACTACGACAACGGCCGCTTCACTCATCAGCCGTTCCACGAACTGGATCTGGGCTTCGAATTTTACGCGCCGCAAACCACGCAGAGCGAAGATGGCCGTCGGCTGCTGTTCGGCTGGATGGGCGTACCGGATCAGGATGAGTTCTTCCAGCCAACGATCGCCCACGGCTGGATCCATACCATGACCTGCCCGCGTGAACTGACGTTGCGCGATGGCCGGATTTACCAGCAACCGGCGCGCGAACTGCAAAGCCTGCGGCATCTGGAACATCTGTGGCAGGGCGTCGTCGACTACGCGCCCGCGTTGCCCGCCAGCAGCGCAGAGCTGGCGCTGGACACGCAGGGCGAATTTCAGATCAACTTCGCCGGGGTGATGGTGCTGTGCTGGGACGGCGAACGCCTGACCTTAAGCCGCCGCAATCGCCGCACCAACGAGCCGGAGCACCGTTACTGGCATGACGGCCCGCTGCACCACCTGCAAATTCTGTGCGACCGCTCCAGCGTGGAAATCTTTATCAACCACGGGCAGGCGGTGATGTCGTCACGTTATTTCCCCACCAGCGACGCGATGGTCAGCTTCAGCGGTTCCGGTCGCATCACACTGCAACACTGGCTGTTAGCACCGTGCGTGATAGAATAA
- a CDS encoding iron-containing alcohol dehydrogenase yields the protein MAFSLCLPQISLSGEGAVNELVRQMSLKPARRPLIVTEKALIDIGLLDGVISGLRDNGFTPVVFDGVLANPTDHVANAALDAWKEGQCDTLIGFGGGSAIDTAKAVRALVANPDKTIYDFEGIGKVVHTGPFMACISTTSGTAAEVTSNAVITDTRRKVKMVIIDPALIPDIAVNDPTMMLGLPASVTAATGMDALTHAIEAYVSIGAHTLTDHSALAAIRVIAEFLPQAVANGKDIKAREMMAHGQFLAGMAFNSAGLGYVHSLAHQPGATHNLPHGVCNAILLPVVCEFSLEAREARFADIAAAMGVDTHGMSQAKAASAAVKAIRSLSATVGIPAGLRELGIKETDLAGWVDAAQADPCSGCAPRVASKAELLAMYQAAF from the coding sequence ATGGCTTTTTCTCTGTGCTTACCTCAAATCAGCCTTTCCGGTGAAGGTGCGGTTAACGAACTTGTTCGGCAGATGTCTCTCAAACCGGCTCGTCGTCCGCTGATCGTGACCGAAAAGGCGCTGATTGACATCGGTCTGCTGGATGGAGTAATCAGCGGCTTGCGTGACAATGGGTTTACTCCGGTGGTGTTCGACGGCGTGCTTGCCAACCCGACCGACCATGTGGCTAACGCCGCTCTGGATGCATGGAAAGAGGGTCAATGCGACACGTTAATCGGTTTTGGGGGTGGCAGCGCCATTGATACAGCCAAAGCGGTTCGTGCTTTGGTCGCTAACCCTGACAAAACGATTTACGACTTTGAGGGGATTGGCAAGGTTGTACATACCGGTCCTTTCATGGCTTGCATCAGCACCACCTCCGGCACCGCAGCCGAAGTGACCAGCAATGCCGTCATCACCGACACCCGCCGCAAGGTCAAAATGGTCATTATCGATCCGGCGCTGATCCCGGATATCGCGGTCAATGACCCGACGATGATGCTTGGCCTGCCTGCATCGGTGACGGCCGCCACCGGCATGGATGCGTTGACTCACGCAATTGAAGCGTATGTTTCCATCGGTGCTCACACGCTGACAGACCACTCCGCGTTGGCCGCTATCCGCGTGATTGCCGAATTCCTGCCGCAGGCCGTTGCGAATGGCAAGGACATCAAGGCGCGCGAAATGATGGCCCACGGCCAGTTTCTGGCTGGAATGGCCTTCAACAGCGCCGGTCTTGGCTATGTGCATTCGCTGGCTCACCAGCCGGGCGCAACGCATAACCTGCCGCATGGCGTGTGCAACGCTATCCTGCTGCCGGTCGTGTGTGAATTCAGCCTGGAGGCCAGAGAAGCGCGCTTTGCCGACATCGCCGCCGCTATGGGCGTGGATACCCACGGCATGAGTCAGGCCAAAGCCGCCAGCGCCGCCGTCAAAGCCATTCGCAGTTTGTCTGCCACGGTCGGCATTCCGGCTGGCCTGCGTGAGCTTGGCATCAAGGAAACCGACCTGGCCGGCTGGGTCGATGCCGCGCAGGCCGATCCCTGCTCTGGCTGCGCCCCGCGTGTGGCCAGCAAGGCCGAACTGCTGGCGATGTATCAGGCTGCATTTTAA
- a CDS encoding substrate-binding domain-containing protein: MKQTKRVTISDIAQLAGVSKSTASLVLNGRSKEFRVSDETRDRVLALAQQHRYQPSIHARSLRSSRSNTLGLVVPEMTNYGFAMISRELECLCREARLQLLIACTDENASQEMMAVNSLIQRQVDGLIVASSMLNDAEYQKINQQLPVLQFDRVIGESDLPMVVCEAVESTAMLVENIARRHPDEFYFIGGPPRISPTRDRLAGFQLGLERAGVECRPEWIIHGNYHSSAGYEMFAQLCARLGRPPKALFTAACGLLEGVLRYLNQHNLMDCDMRLCSFDDHYLFDCLPLKIDTVAQDCETLARNSFEMINALIEGQPLTESRVYVPTRPHWRHPDSRADTHR; the protein is encoded by the coding sequence GTGAAACAGACCAAACGCGTCACAATCAGCGACATCGCGCAGTTGGCAGGTGTGTCAAAATCCACCGCCAGCCTGGTTCTTAATGGCCGCAGCAAAGAGTTCCGCGTTTCGGACGAAACCCGTGACCGAGTGCTGGCGCTGGCGCAACAGCACCGTTATCAACCCAGCATCCACGCCCGCTCTCTGCGCTCCAGCCGCAGCAACACGCTGGGGCTGGTGGTGCCGGAAATGACCAACTACGGTTTTGCGATGATCTCCCGCGAACTGGAATGCCTGTGCCGGGAAGCCAGGTTGCAACTGCTGATTGCCTGTACCGATGAGAACGCCAGCCAGGAAATGATGGCGGTCAACAGCCTGATTCAGCGTCAGGTGGATGGCCTGATCGTCGCGTCCAGCATGCTGAACGATGCCGAATACCAGAAGATTAACCAGCAGTTGCCGGTGTTGCAGTTCGACCGGGTGATCGGCGAGTCGGACCTGCCGATGGTGGTCTGCGAAGCGGTGGAGTCTACCGCCATGCTGGTGGAAAACATCGCCCGTCGGCATCCGGACGAATTCTATTTCATCGGCGGTCCGCCGCGCATTTCCCCCACCCGCGATCGGCTGGCCGGTTTCCAGCTCGGGCTGGAGCGCGCCGGCGTCGAATGCCGCCCGGAATGGATTATCCACGGCAACTATCACTCCAGCGCCGGTTACGAGATGTTCGCCCAACTGTGCGCCCGCCTCGGCCGCCCGCCCAAAGCGCTGTTTACCGCCGCCTGCGGCCTGCTGGAAGGGGTGCTGCGTTACCTGAATCAGCACAACCTGATGGACTGCGACATGCGGCTGTGCAGCTTTGACGATCACTACCTGTTTGATTGCCTGCCGCTGAAGATCGATACCGTGGCGCAGGATTGCGAGACGCTGGCGCGCAACAGCTTTGAGATGATCAACGCGCTGATTGAAGGACAGCCGCTGACGGAAAGCCGCGTGTATGTGCCGACCCGCCCGCACTGGCGTCACCCGGATTCCCGCGCCGATACCCACCGTTAG